A region of the Silene latifolia isolate original U9 population chromosome 9, ASM4854445v1, whole genome shotgun sequence genome:
ATGTTGTGAGCTAAACATCTGGGAAGTGGTACCCAAGCTAGAGTATGCCATCAAAGTTGACTGAAGTACGCTCAGATGAAAACGAATCCTCATTTTCTTCCCTGCGCAAAGTATTGGGTACGAGAAAAGAGTAAATAGAAGATTACCACATACATTAAATGGAATGACGACTAAAGTAGACATGAAAAGCTGTGGCATAACAGTTGCTAGCCTTAAATTAGCAAAACATCAACACCTGATCGAACCTGAAAAAAACCAGTCTTTGGCTTCAGCTTCTTTTCAAGCTTATCCCATTTGTACCTAAGGTCCATCAGAGCCATGTTAGAACCCTTGCAGTTAAACAAAAAGCTCGAATACAATACAAGAAATTGTACATAAGCATTACCCTCCAATATCCCCTAAAAGAATGGCATCATCTGATCTCTTTGCTGCAGACAAGGTCCCTTCCGGCAAAGGCACTCCCTATACGATTGATGATGAATCAAAATCGCGTGAAAGTAAGACAGCAGATAATCACATATCTGCATCCCTCAAATACTAAAAATGAAAATTGCATCATATAACTAGTTTTGAAATAGATTTAGAACCATAGCCAAAGTTCCTCATTTCAAACCAATGAACTAGATGTAATAGAATATACCTTATCACATAGGAAGCACTATGACAGCATAGTTCTCGAAAAAATTCCTTCACCAGGAACTCGTCTCACTGGAACGACAGACTGTCCAGATCTTGCAAACAacgtgaaactttaatgtttcaagATAATATTTGAAATACAAACATTAAATAATGTGGTTTCAAATGCGCACATGTAAAGAAAAACTTTActtaattaatcaaactaacGACGAAAATGCTGTTGAAATGTTAACCATTACCTTGATATTGAAGGAAAAACAGCCACTGAATATAATCCCATAGTTAGCATGACCTGGCTGCCTCAATCAACTAAAGAGAAAATAGATTCAAAATGAAGACATTAGTCAGAACAGTTCAAGTGAACTTCGCAACATACCAGTCGTTATCATTAAGAGGAAAAGGGATATACTGGAATTTTATAAAGTCAACAGAATGCACAATTACTTATAACTATATGGATGGACAAGATAAAAGAGATAACTTAGTGTTTCAATGAAAGTTAATGTTTTCATGGAATGTATATAACAAAATACCACTTGCTACTAACTGGAACTAGAAAGTGAAGGCAACAAAGGGTAAAGtatacaaacaaacaaaaaactaaAGCTCATGAAATATGACATTTTTATCACTCCCTCaccaatctccaactcctctttTTTTTACCCCTTTTTCAATCACAACCAGACCGAGCTCATTGCAAACCAAGAATACTTGCAGCTCTTATACCACATTTGACATATCTTATAGCATTAGCTTCCCAACCTCCATTATTGCCCAAGTATATTTCAAATATCTCTTATCAACAACTACCCACACAAAGATAAAGCTACCAACATTATACAACGTATGACAACAAAATTCGTAAAGTTAACAACTTAACACCGTATCAAAATAAATAGTAGCATCAGAAAAAGAATACCTTTCTCAAAAGAATCAAATCTAGGGCTGAGTGTCGGCTTTCGCATAGTTTATCTCGACTACTTGGCTGCCACTCACCAAAATAACACAAACCTATCATTAAAATTATACAAATGTTATTCCAAATAATCCAATTCTCACAACGCGAACCACTAGCTACTAAGCAAATGAAACAAGGTCCAACAGCCATAAAACGACGCTCTTGATCTTTGGGTAGTCATGCATCCCGCAAATTTATTTTCATCTACATTTAAACAAGTTCAAATATCGCAGCATACAAAATAACCATGTCACGTTTAGCAGCCTTCGAAGCAAAAACTACAGGTTTGATTCCAAAATTAAAGAATAAGTAGTAGCGAATTGAAATAGAAAATTGAAAATCACAAGACCTTACACTGAAATTGAATAAAAAGAATCCCTAATTTGGACAACCCTAATCTTAAAATCTAATCAATTTAGTTCTAATACATTAAACACAACAATTATAATGTTATATTTATCGATTTAAATAACAACAATAGCATCATACAACACCAAATAGTAAGATTACCCATAAATTTTAACTAATTCAAAATAAATTAGGGATGAGCTGTACCAATTATCAAGGAGGAACCAAGTGGAGGTGGAGCCGAGAGTGGTGGGCGATTCGATGCGATGAAGTCGGATACTGCATGTTCGTCTTGGCAATGGTGGCGGTGGAGCGGAGAGTGGTGGGCTGAGTTGCTGTGGTTTTTGGGATACGAGGAGCGATATGCTGAGTATAGGGTAGGATTGATGGAGTTGGTGGGTAACTGGGTATTGTTAATCTcctttatttctttttgtttttttttaaaaaaagctcTCTTATTTGCGCCGTCTACTAGGAAAAACGCCTCATATGTCTTATTTGCGGCGTTTTTTCTAAAACACGCCTCAAATTAATTTGTATTTATttagaaaaaaataaaatagtgaACTCTATTTGCTGCTATTTGGAAAAAACGCCTCAAATGATGAGCCGCAAATAAATATTTTTCTACTAGTGCTTCTTACTATTCGATTCATCAAGAATAGCGAACATGGACGAACAACAATAATGAAGGGCGACTCTAGAGGATAACACGCTGGTGGTGGTGGTTAGCACAGGCAGAAAGTGGCGAGGTGGTGGTTGTGGAGGCGGTGGCGGCGGATTTGGAGGATGAGGGAAGAGGAATGGGTGATTTGGAGGATGAGGGAAGAGGAATGGCGGTGAATGATTAATCTATAATGGTTATCGGATTGTTGGGTCATGGGTGTTGATTTAAAGTTATATGTGTAATTAAATGGACATCGGATATTTTAATATCTCATGTCCTTTAAAAACCAATTTAATAGACATCGGTTCTTTAAAATCACTGATGTATATTAAATTGAATAGGCATCTGTTTTTTAAAAATCTCTGATGTCTATATTTATACATCAGTTTTTTTAGAAACTCTGATGTATATTAGGTGATGTCTATTACACTTTTTGTAGTAGTGGTTGCTCTGGTTCCTATTTGGGTCCTATTCCCTTATCTTGACCCCTATATGTGGACTGACTCCATCATAAGCAAAATGGCTAGCAAGATTGGTAAACCCATGTTTTCTGACCTTCATACCACCTATAAGGCCAGACTGTCTTTTGCTAGAGTCACGATTAAGGTTGATATCTCTAAGGATCTTCCTGATCAGATCTTGATTAATGCACCCCTCATAGGACAGTCTACCCAAAGAGTGGTTTATGAGTGGATGCCTTACTATTGTCACACTTGTCACAAACTTGGCCATTTAGATGCTTCCTGTAAATAAAATAAACATGCTACTGCACAACCTCCTGCTACTGCACAACCTCCTATCAGTGCTTCCACTGAATTTACTGAGCACAGGAAAAAACCAGTCAAGCAGGTGTACAAGCCTGTTTAAGCTGCCAAACCTAAAACTGTGCAGCCTGCCAAGGAACATATCCAAGCCCCTCAGGAGGAGGTCCCTACTTTAAGTATGGAGGTTGGCTCAGAATGCACACCTGTGTTAGGTCCCCAAGTTGAGATAGCTGATACCTCAGTCCCTCGGAAGGAGGTCATGACAGGCTCAGAATGCCCACCTGTGTTACCTCATGTGGTGGCAACTGACCCTCCTTCTGTGGAGACTACAACTGCATGCAGTCAGCCTGAGATCCTCCCTACTGAGGATGCTCCTGATTCTGGTCTTGCAGCTGGTATTATAAGCTCTGATAATGGTTCTCTAGTGGTTCTGTCACCCAACAGGTATAATATTCTTTACACTCTCCTTGCTGATGAGTTGGTTGATGGCTCAATAGTGGAGGCTCCACGTGACATTCCTTTATCATGATCATTTCTTCTTGGAATATTAGAGGTTTTAATAAGCTTGAAAAGCACTTAGAGGTTATTACTTTCctaaaaaacaataaaattgacATTCTTGGTCTTTTGGAAACTAGGGTCAAGAAGAATAAATCCACTAGCATTTTGAATACCAAATTTGGAAGATTTAGTCATTTTTGTAACTATAATAGTCATCATAATGATAGAGTATGGTTACTTTGGAACCCCTCCCCCACTAGGGTTACCATCCTTCAGGAAATGCCTAAGTGGTTCACTGTTTGGTTCATCATGTGGTCACTGGTAGGCAATTCCATTTATCAATGGTGTATGAAAGTAATGATCCTGCAAAAAGGATGGGTCTTTGGGATAGTTTGTCCTTTTTAGCCTCCCAAGTTGGTCGTTGGGTTGCCATGGGTCATTTTAATATCATTAGAAGTCCACAGGAGAAGATTGATGGTTCCCCACCTGATATTTCTACTATTTCTGAGTTTAATTCTTGCTTAGATGCTTGTGGTCTGGATGATATGGCTGGTACTAGCCCTGACTTCACATGTTTAATAAGCATGATTTTACTACTCGTATTTACTCTATACTGGACAGAGTTATGGTTAATGCTGATTGGTTCCAGATGTTCCCTCAAACTTCTGCTACCTTCTTAACCCCTGGACTCTTTGATCATTGCCCTGCTATTCTCTCTTTTTCTGGTGATCCTATGCCCAAAAAACGATTCAAGTTTCTTAACTGCTGGATAGATCACCCTGATTACAGGACTATGGTCATGAAGGCTTGGGACATTTCAGTCATTGGCAATTCCATGTTTAAACTAATGGCTAAGCTTAAGAATGTAAAACATTCTCTAAGGAAATTACATTCTAATAGCTAATCTAATCTTGATCAAAGAATTCAGCTTAAGAGAGAGGAGCTAACTGCTTGCTTTCAAAACTTACAGTATGATCCTTTTTCTGAACCTCTTATTTCCATGGAGAAACAACTTTCCCTGGAATTTTGGAAGCTTAAGGATGCTGAGGCTAAAACTTTGATTCAGAGGGCAAAGATCCATAATATCAAGCATGATGATGTTTGCTCTAAATTCTTCTTTGCTAAAATTAAAGAAAGGCAACAGAGTCAATACATCAGTGAAATTCAGGACACTACTGGCACTACTCATAGGGGTGTGCATGAGGTTGGAGAGGCCTTCGTTATATATTACCCGCAGCTTTTGGGCACTTGTACCCCTGTTCAAAGCATTGACCCTTCCATTTTTGCAAATGGCACCTGCTTGGATGAACAGGATGTTGATCTATAGGCTTCACCAGTCACTAGGGAGGAAATTAAACAGGCcctcttctccatcaactccaacAAGAGCCCTAGATTAGATGGCTTCTCTGCAGGAATTTTCAAGTCTGTGTGGGATATAATAGCTGAGGACTACTGCTCTGCTGTTGAGGATTTCTTTAGGACTGGGTTCATGCCCAAGCAAGCTATTGTAACCCTTATTTCTCTCATCCCCAAAAAGAAGGTTGTGCAAACTGTAAAGGACTTCAGGCCTATTTCCTGTTGTTCCATCATCTACAAGACTATTAGTAAAATCTTGACTAATAGACTGCAAGGGGTCATGTCCAAGCTAGTTGGCATTAAGCAGGCTGCGTTCATTAATAACAGAAGTTTACATGAGAATGTCATGCTCACCCAAGGGCTCTTGAAAGGGTATAACAGGAAAAATATCTCTCCTCGATTTATGTTAAAAATTGACATTAGCAAAGCCTTTGATTCCATTCAATGGCCATTTATTCATTGGCCTTAACTTTCCCTCTTCTTTTGTTAAATGGGTAATGGGATGTGTTCGAGGAGTATAGTACACACTCAAGGTAAATGGCTCCAATTATGGCTTTTTCAAGGGCATGAGTGGCGTGAGGCAAGGAGACCCCCTATCctctctcctttttgttctcatCATGGAGGTCTTGTCCAGAATGCTTAGAGTCATGCCCAAAGACCACTTATTCTCCTTTCACCCAAAATGTGTAAAAATGCAGCTTACCCATCTTTTTTTCGCTGATGATTTGATGGTATTTACTAGAGGTGACCTCCCTTTTGTTAAAAAAGCTACACAAGTTCTTCTGGAGTTCTCTAAATGGTCTAGTCTCAAGTCTAATTTTGAGAAGAGTGATGCCTATTTTGGTGGCACTTCTTTAGACACAAAGCTCCTAATATTAGCAGCAACTGGTTTAGCTGAGGGTACCTTCCCATTTAAATATTTGGGACTCCCTATCAATCATGCCTGACTTTCTTGTAGTATGTATGAGGGCATATTACTTAAGATTCAGAATCTTGTCACGGAATGTGCCTCAAAGTTCCTTTCCTATGCAGGCAAGCTGCAAGTTATTAACTCTATAGTGTTTGGGATTGGTAATTTCTGGTGCACTAGCCTCCTTCTCCCTAAGAATGTCGCCAACTATATTGCTACGCTTTGCAGACAGAATTTATGGGGTTATACAGAGGGCCAAAGGAAAATGACCCTTAAGAGTTGGACTAGTATATGCACTCCTTGGTCTGAGGGAGGTTTCCATCTCAAAGATCTCCCTACCTGGAATCTTTCTCACATGCTTAAATGGCTATGGGCCATTGATCATGGCAGGGGGTCTGTTTGGGTGGATTGGATCATTAAATACTTTTTGAATTACTGCTCTATAAGGGACATCACTATCTGTGAGTATTAGGCAGAAAGCCTTAGAGGAGTTCTACAAGCCAGGGATCATCTGATCGGTCAAATGGGAGGAGTATAGGGGACAAAATCTCTGCTTACTTCTTGCATCATCAGGAGTTCGTTCTCTGTTGGTAAGGCTTATGAGCTTCTTCATCCGAAACTACCTGCATTGATTGTCTATAAGGCTATTCAGGACAACTGCCTTTTGCCTAGGCATAAGATCATCCTTATGCTTGCTGTTCAACACAAGTTACTCACTGCTGACATGCTATCTAAACGTGGTTTCAGCCTTGCTACCAGGTGCTACCTATGCAAACATCATTGTGAGAGTGCCAGACACTTATTTTTCAAATGTAGTGTTTCAGCCTCTCTTCTCTCTGTTGTTCTCTCTTGGGTGAGTGTACGTACATGTGCATGATAACAACCTTAGCAGCCTTTTGCTCTGATCACATAGAAGGAAACCTCGCTCCCATTGGCGAAACAAATGGATCAAAACCTGCATTGCCACTGTGGTGTACTCCCTTTGGATGGAGCGGAATAAGAGACTTTATGATGGTTCAGAAACTCCTCTTCCCACTCTCATTCAGATGTGTTAATTCATCACTAGTGCCATCTTAATTAGCAAAAATTATAGCTTTGTACATGATAATATCATAGAGGCATTAAACCGTTAGGTTATACCTTGTTTACTCTCTATTGGATAGTGTTTGTAAGAAACTCATGTAATCCTTTGGAAATATATGAGAACTAccatttcttgcaaaaaaaaaatatgataaaTTCATAAGtaaaatatattttgatatatAATGAAATATCACAAAATTTCGTGACATGAGAACAAAGATTCGAAAtatataaattaaatatcataattTGATTAAAACAACCATAATGATAAAAAACAAGCAACTActcaacaataactaatgaaatgCCGAGTCATGCCCTTAAGAGTTACCTCTTATTCGCGTTCCCAATCGATGAAATACTCGTCCTCGTACGGATCTTGATGATAGCctccaaaaacaaatatacatatATGATTAAATCAtatactaattaaataaaaaccaaaactaaatatACGACAATGATTAAGGGCGATAATTACCCTTAGAATATGGATGAACGGATGATGAAGGAAGATCGATcttaataaagaagcaagaagacAAGCACGTACgtataatttgaaaataa
Encoded here:
- the LOC141601123 gene encoding uncharacterized protein LOC141601123; translated protein: MVYESNDPAKRMGLWDSLSFLASQVGRWVAMGHFNIIRSPQEKIDGSPPDISTISEFNSCLDACGLDDMAGTSPDFTCLISMILLLMFPQTSATFLTPGLFDHCPAILSFSGDPMPKKRFKFLNCWIDHPDYRTMVMKAWDISVIGNSMFKLMAKLKNYDPFSEPLISMEKQLSLEFWKLKDAEAKTLIQRAKIHNIKHDDVCSKFFFAKIKERQQSQYISEIQDTTGTTHRGVHEASPVTREEIKQALFSINSNKSPRLDGFSAGIFKSVWDIIAEDYCSAVEDFFRTGFMPKQAIVTLISLIPKKKVVQTVKDFRPISCCSIIYKTISKILTNRLQGVMSKLVGIKQAAFINNRSLHENVMLTQGLLKGGDLPFVKKATQVLLEFSKWSSLKSNFEKSDAYFGGTSLDTKLLILAATGLAEGKLQVINSIVFGIGNFWCTSLLLPKNVANYIATLCRQNLWGYTEGQRKMTLKSWTSICTPWSEGGFHLKDLPTWNLSHMLKWLWAIDHGRGSSFSVGKAYELLHPKLPALIVYKAIQDNCLLPRHKIILMLAVQHKLLTADMLSKRGFSLATSFGSPSSSKFINVDRDGEPNTNNEKPD